In Rubrobacter aplysinae, a single genomic region encodes these proteins:
- a CDS encoding alpha-1,4-glucan--maltose-1-phosphate maltosyltransferase: MQQAYSTVVIENVYPELECGRYPVKREAGDELRVTADVFKEGHDKLAAAVLYRRHGEAEWSEEPMHFVDNDRWGGGVVLPENARYEYAVEAWADTFATWLDEARKKVADGQRIELELTEGRDLVEAARERSGDPKLAAVVEEYDREGYEDRLDLMLSDTVAAMMSEHPDRSHATRTRTFEVVADRERARYGAWYEMFHRSQGTVEGRSATFAEMEERLPDIASMGFDVVYLVPIHPIGHTNRKGKNNALTAAPGDPGSPYAIGSEQGGHKAVEPELGTLEDFRRFLGSVENHGMEVALDFAIQCSPDHPYLKEHPEWFKHRPDGSIKYAENPPKKYQDIVNVDFHSSDWEGLWREWLDVTLFWVEQGVKIFRVDNPHTKPFAFWEWLIRSVQDEHPEVIFLSEAFTRPKVMRHLAKLGFTQSYTYFTWRHGKQELTDYLTELTREWPSEYMRPNFFANTHDILPPILQFAGRPAFKQRLVLAATLSSTYGIYNGYELCENTPRGERGSTLYYQDSEVYEYKVRDWDAPGNIKDYVRRINLIRRENPALRYLKNLTFHTAWNDDVLFYAKEMEGNAVAVAVNLDPYEAKEVDLELPLELFGIAEDEDYVVEELISGTEIGGRGRVKHVYLQPESNVAEILRLRKL; the protein is encoded by the coding sequence TTGCAACAGGCGTACAGCACCGTAGTCATAGAGAACGTGTACCCGGAGCTCGAGTGCGGGCGCTACCCGGTCAAGCGCGAGGCCGGAGACGAGCTGCGGGTGACCGCCGACGTCTTCAAGGAGGGCCACGACAAGCTCGCCGCCGCCGTGCTCTACCGCAGGCACGGAGAGGCGGAATGGTCTGAGGAGCCGATGCACTTCGTGGACAACGATCGCTGGGGCGGGGGCGTCGTCCTGCCCGAGAACGCCCGCTACGAGTACGCCGTCGAGGCGTGGGCGGACACGTTCGCCACGTGGCTGGACGAGGCCCGGAAGAAGGTCGCCGACGGGCAGAGGATAGAGCTAGAGCTTACCGAGGGCCGGGATCTCGTCGAGGCCGCCCGCGAGCGTTCGGGAGACCCAAAGCTCGCCGCCGTCGTCGAGGAGTACGACCGCGAAGGCTACGAGGACCGCCTGGACCTGATGCTCTCGGATACCGTCGCGGCCATGATGTCCGAGCATCCGGACCGGAGCCATGCGACCCGGACCCGGACCTTCGAGGTCGTGGCGGACCGCGAGCGGGCGCGCTACGGGGCCTGGTACGAGATGTTCCACCGCTCGCAGGGCACGGTTGAGGGCCGGAGCGCCACGTTCGCCGAGATGGAGGAGCGCCTGCCAGACATCGCAAGTATGGGCTTCGACGTGGTGTACCTGGTACCCATCCACCCCATCGGCCACACCAACCGCAAGGGCAAGAACAACGCCCTGACCGCCGCGCCAGGCGATCCCGGCAGCCCCTACGCCATCGGCAGCGAGCAGGGCGGTCACAAGGCGGTAGAGCCAGAGCTCGGCACCCTGGAGGATTTCCGGCGCTTTCTGGGATCGGTCGAGAACCACGGCATGGAGGTCGCGCTGGACTTCGCCATCCAGTGCTCGCCGGATCACCCGTACCTAAAAGAGCACCCCGAGTGGTTCAAGCACCGCCCCGATGGCTCCATAAAGTACGCCGAGAACCCGCCGAAGAAGTATCAGGACATCGTAAACGTGGACTTCCACTCCTCGGACTGGGAAGGGCTGTGGCGGGAGTGGCTGGACGTGACGCTGTTCTGGGTAGAGCAGGGGGTCAAGATCTTCCGGGTGGACAACCCCCACACGAAGCCGTTCGCGTTCTGGGAGTGGTTGATACGCTCGGTCCAGGATGAGCACCCGGAGGTGATCTTCCTCTCCGAAGCCTTTACCCGCCCGAAGGTGATGCGCCACCTGGCCAAGCTGGGCTTCACCCAGTCCTACACCTACTTCACCTGGCGTCACGGCAAGCAGGAGCTAACCGACTACCTCACCGAGCTTACCCGGGAGTGGCCCTCGGAGTACATGCGGCCCAACTTCTTCGCAAACACCCACGACATCCTGCCCCCGATACTGCAGTTCGCCGGACGCCCGGCCTTCAAGCAGCGCCTCGTACTCGCCGCCACACTTTCGAGCACCTACGGCATCTACAACGGCTACGAGCTGTGCGAGAATACCCCGCGCGGCGAGCGTGGCAGCACCCTGTACTACCAGGACTCGGAGGTCTACGAGTACAAGGTCCGCGACTGGGACGCGCCCGGCAACATAAAGGACTACGTCCGGCGCATAAACCTGATACGCCGTGAGAACCCGGCGCTCCGGTACCTTAAAAACCTAACCTTCCACACCGCCTGGAATGATGACGTATTGTTTTACGCCAAAGAGATGGAAGGAAACGCGGTGGCGGTGGCGGTAAACCTGGATCCATACGAGGCTAAGGAGGTGGATCTCGAGCTGCCGCTGGAGTTGTTCGGGATCGCCGAGGACGAGGACTACGTGGTCGAGGAGCTGATCTCGGGCACGGAGATAGGTGGCAGGGGCCGCGTCAAGCACGTTTATCTGCAGCCAGAGAGCAACGTCGCGGAAATACTCCGGCTCAGAAAGCTTTGA
- a CDS encoding alpha/beta fold hydrolase, whose translation MSRGGFGGFEEFEGFRSLVGPWSMYARSFNGQGEGRPVVLVHGVVVAGRYMMPTARVLARHRPVYVPDLPGFGRSRGPKKPLDIPELAGALAGWMTAAGLEKADLVGHSFGCQTVSGVAARWPGRVGRLALLSPIGDPDNRSLPDHVWRWVRDCRREPLSVWGSYAGGFLRFGPRRAIGTLRHSTRDEMEVRLSSIETPTLVVRGDLDTIVGHSWAEKTASLLPNGRLAVMPGAPHNVNYKTPRALSRILLPFLDGET comes from the coding sequence TTGAGCCGGGGAGGCTTCGGGGGTTTCGAGGAGTTCGAGGGCTTCCGGAGCCTGGTTGGACCGTGGTCGATGTACGCCCGGAGCTTTAACGGGCAGGGGGAGGGCAGGCCCGTGGTACTGGTACACGGGGTCGTGGTAGCCGGACGGTACATGATGCCGACCGCCCGCGTGCTGGCGCGGCACCGGCCCGTGTACGTGCCGGATCTACCGGGGTTCGGCCGCAGCAGAGGCCCCAAGAAACCGCTAGACATACCCGAGCTGGCAGGCGCTCTCGCCGGCTGGATGACCGCGGCCGGCCTGGAAAAGGCGGATCTGGTCGGCCACTCGTTCGGCTGCCAGACCGTCTCCGGGGTCGCCGCCCGGTGGCCCGGGCGTGTCGGGCGCCTGGCGCTGCTCTCACCGATAGGGGACCCGGACAACCGCAGCCTCCCGGATCACGTCTGGCGCTGGGTGCGCGACTGCCGCAGAGAGCCCCTGAGCGTGTGGGGGAGCTACGCGGGAGGCTTCTTGCGCTTCGGCCCGCGCCGGGCCATTGGTACGCTACGGCACTCCACGCGGGACGAGATGGAGGTCCGGCTGTCCAGCATAGAGACCCCCACGCTGGTGGTGCGCGGGGATCTCGACACGATAGTCGGCCACTCCTGGGCCGAGAAGACCGCGAGCCTCCTCCCAAACGGCCGGCTCGCCGTGATGCCCGGCGCGCCGCACAACGTCAACTACAAGACCCCCCGCGCCCTCTCCCGCATCCTGCTGCCCTTTCTGGACGGAGAGACGTAG
- a CDS encoding alpha-hydroxy-acid oxidizing protein, with amino-acid sequence MTTHGQDYQARVYGAGHAPEFPVSYEGWESRARQTLDDGPFDYVAGGAGAEETMKANREAFDRWRIRPRMLRGAADRDLTTELLGLELPVPFMLAPVGVLSIIHPEAELAVARACAATGAVPVLSTVSSNTMEEVAAGLGDTPRLFQLYPSSDPEIVKSLLSRAEAAGYSAVVVTLDTTILGFRERDLENAYLPFLQGEGLANYLTDPAFRAGLGRPPEEDPAATARYFLSIFGNPALSWEDIRFIRESTSLPVILKGVVHPDDAREALESGVQGLVVSNHGGRQVDGAVAALDALIHVREAVGDRLPILFDSGVRRGADVIKALALGADCVMVGRPYAYGLAVGGAAGVEQVIQNLTADLDLELALSGHRSVSEVGRSALVSSG; translated from the coding sequence ATGACGACCCACGGACAGGATTATCAGGCGCGGGTGTACGGCGCGGGCCACGCGCCGGAGTTTCCGGTCTCGTACGAGGGCTGGGAGAGCCGCGCCCGGCAGACGCTGGATGACGGGCCTTTCGACTACGTGGCGGGCGGCGCGGGCGCGGAGGAGACCATGAAGGCGAACCGTGAGGCCTTCGACCGCTGGCGCATAAGGCCCCGGATGCTGCGGGGAGCGGCCGACCGGGACCTCACCACCGAGCTCCTCGGTCTGGAACTGCCGGTGCCGTTCATGCTCGCACCCGTCGGGGTGCTCTCGATAATCCACCCGGAGGCCGAGCTCGCCGTGGCCCGGGCCTGCGCCGCGACCGGAGCCGTCCCGGTCCTCTCCACCGTCTCGTCCAACACGATGGAGGAGGTCGCGGCCGGTCTCGGGGATACGCCGCGCCTTTTTCAGCTCTACCCGTCGAGCGACCCGGAGATCGTGAAGAGCCTGCTCTCCCGCGCGGAGGCCGCCGGGTACTCCGCCGTGGTCGTCACGCTGGACACCACGATCCTGGGCTTCCGCGAGCGCGACCTTGAGAATGCCTATCTCCCGTTCCTGCAGGGCGAGGGACTCGCGAACTACCTCACCGACCCGGCTTTCCGCGCCGGGCTGGGCAGGCCGCCGGAGGAGGACCCGGCCGCCACGGCGCGGTACTTCCTCTCCATCTTCGGCAACCCCGCGCTCTCGTGGGAAGATATCCGGTTTATCCGGGAGAGTACGAGCCTGCCCGTGATCCTGAAGGGCGTCGTCCACCCCGACGACGCGCGCGAGGCGCTCGAAAGCGGCGTGCAGGGCCTCGTGGTCTCCAACCACGGTGGGCGGCAGGTAGACGGAGCGGTGGCCGCGCTGGACGCCCTGATACACGTGCGAGAGGCGGTCGGGGATAGGCTGCCCATCCTCTTCGACAGCGGCGTGCGGCGCGGGGCAGACGTTATAAAGGCGCTCGCCCTCGGCGCGGACTGCGTGATGGTCGGGCGGCCCTACGCTTACGGGCTCGCGGTAGGCGGGGCGGCCGGGGTCGAGCAGGTGATCCAGAACCTCACCGCGGACCTCGACCTCGAGCTCGCCCTCTCGGGCCACCGCTCGGTCTCCGAGGTGGGACGTTCGGCGCTCGTCTCCAGCGGGTAA
- a CDS encoding HAD-IA family hydrolase: protein MQRRETPETSRAPEPPQHIQAVVFDCDGLLLDTEKLWMRGEAELVGRYGAEYTPEVRERLFGVSAAGLGPALEEILGRPGEGEALVRELVSYCWEEISRNAEPRPGAVGLVEALLDQDGRTPLGVASNSPRGLVEEALQTAGLYEAFDVVVGYEDVRQPKPGPEPYLLCCERLDADPAHSVALEDSPTGAASARAAGLYVIGVPSEPGIPLEAHQTAVSLHDPAVHAALGLPGPEAGIRAGGPHTPHKFDPARASRLEDPDRQRFLPNARILELLDLSGSETVVDYGAGSGVLTAELGRALPHGTVHAVEENPEMYRLLEERISDSGLVNVGLHEIRENRVPLPDGCAGRVLAVNLLHEVVGESAPGEMRRLLKPDGALLVVDWRSDVDRDEGPPRHVTFDPEGARRVLEDSGFLAEPVAEGEFPYHLALLARKRS from the coding sequence ATGCAGCGAAGAGAAACGCCAGAGACGTCGCGAGCGCCGGAGCCCCCGCAGCACATACAGGCCGTGGTCTTTGACTGCGACGGTCTGCTGCTGGACACCGAGAAGCTCTGGATGCGGGGGGAGGCCGAGCTGGTCGGGCGGTACGGGGCCGAGTACACGCCCGAGGTCCGCGAAAGGCTTTTCGGGGTGAGCGCGGCCGGGCTGGGACCGGCCCTGGAGGAGATACTGGGACGTCCCGGCGAAGGCGAGGCGCTGGTACGGGAGCTGGTCTCCTACTGCTGGGAGGAGATCTCCCGCAACGCCGAGCCGCGTCCCGGGGCCGTGGGGCTCGTCGAGGCCCTGCTAGATCAAGACGGACGGACGCCGCTCGGCGTCGCCTCGAACTCGCCTAGAGGGCTGGTGGAGGAGGCGCTGCAGACGGCCGGCCTGTACGAGGCTTTCGACGTTGTCGTCGGCTACGAGGACGTCCGGCAGCCGAAGCCGGGTCCGGAGCCGTATCTGCTGTGCTGCGAGCGGCTGGACGCGGATCCGGCACACAGCGTCGCGCTCGAAGACTCCCCCACGGGCGCAGCCTCCGCCCGGGCGGCGGGGCTGTACGTGATCGGGGTCCCCTCCGAGCCCGGCATCCCGCTCGAAGCCCACCAGACCGCGGTCTCCCTGCATGACCCCGCCGTCCACGCCGCGCTCGGGCTCCCGGGCCCCGAAGCCGGAATCCGGGCGGGAGGCCCACACACGCCCCACAAGTTCGACCCCGCGCGGGCCTCCCGCCTGGAGGACCCGGACCGGCAACGCTTTCTCCCGAACGCCCGGATACTGGAGCTTCTGGATCTCTCGGGTTCTGAAACCGTGGTGGACTACGGCGCCGGTAGCGGCGTGCTGACGGCCGAGCTCGGGCGCGCCCTACCGCACGGCACGGTCCACGCCGTCGAGGAGAACCCGGAGATGTACCGGCTGCTCGAGGAACGCATCTCGGACTCCGGCCTCGTAAACGTCGGCCTGCACGAGATCCGGGAGAACCGCGTCCCCCTGCCAGACGGCTGCGCAGGCCGCGTGCTCGCCGTGAACCTCCTGCACGAGGTGGTCGGAGAAAGCGCGCCCGGGGAGATGCGACGCCTGCTAAAGCCGGACGGCGCGCTGCTCGTGGTGGACTGGCGCTCGGACGTGGACCGCGACGAAGGGCCGCCCCGGCACGTAACCTTCGACCCGGAAGGGGCGCGCCGAGTGCTCGAAGACTCCGGCTTTCTGGCAGAGCCCGTCGCAGAAGGCGAGTTCCCCTACCATCTGGCCCTGCTGGCCCGCAAACGGAGCTGA
- the cydD gene encoding thiol reductant ABC exporter subunit CydD, protein MDRDLLKRAGGFRAPLIGAVVLGVLGAAATVVQMTFLAVIIGRVFLSGAGLGELRAPLALLFGAVILRPVILWFKEIVARRGAARAKLGLRNGLFAHAIRLGPAYAVGERTGELTTTATEGVERLDDYFASYLPQIFLSVLVPLLVAGYVLFLDPASGAVLLATGPAIPVLMILIGRHTEEHTRGQWEALSNMGAHFLDALRGLTTLKVFGRSGAERERVGRVSEEFRGRTMSVLRYAFISGLALEFIATVSIALVAVLLAVRLLYGGMPFQTAFLVLLLAPEFYKPLRDLGTSRHAGMEGKTAAGRIMEVLNTPARGGDGEPGAALSRGAPEITLQGLGYTYPGSGRPAVSGIDLTLPAGGTTALVGPSGSGKSTLAGLLLRFLEPDEGSIRAGGTPIAALSPERWRENVAYVPQSPYLFYGTVAENIRLARPEAEQGEVERAAGLAGAAEFIESLPQGYDTPLGERGARLSAGQAQRIAIARAFLKDAPLLILDEPASSLDPESERRIEEAVGYLARERTVLVVAHRLNTARAADRVVVLEDGRVAETGTHEELLGHGGAYARLVGAPGEVRA, encoded by the coding sequence ATGGATCGTGATCTCCTAAAGCGAGCAGGCGGCTTTCGCGCGCCCCTGATCGGGGCCGTGGTCCTCGGCGTGCTCGGCGCGGCCGCTACCGTGGTCCAGATGACTTTCCTGGCCGTAATCATAGGCCGCGTCTTCCTATCGGGGGCCGGTCTCGGGGAGCTGAGAGCGCCGCTGGCGCTATTGTTCGGGGCCGTGATCCTGCGCCCCGTAATCCTGTGGTTCAAGGAGATAGTCGCCCGGCGCGGCGCGGCGCGGGCCAAGCTCGGGCTGCGTAACGGCCTGTTCGCCCACGCCATAAGGCTCGGCCCCGCCTACGCGGTGGGCGAACGCACCGGGGAGCTCACGACGACCGCCACCGAGGGCGTGGAGCGGCTGGATGACTACTTCGCCAGCTACCTGCCGCAGATATTCCTGAGCGTGCTCGTCCCACTCCTCGTAGCCGGCTACGTGCTGTTCCTGGACCCGGCGAGCGGGGCGGTGCTGCTCGCCACCGGCCCCGCCATCCCGGTGCTCATGATCCTGATAGGCCGCCACACCGAGGAGCACACCCGGGGCCAGTGGGAGGCTCTTTCCAATATGGGGGCCCACTTCCTGGACGCGCTGCGGGGGCTTACCACGCTAAAGGTGTTCGGCCGCTCCGGCGCCGAGCGCGAGCGGGTGGGCCGGGTGAGCGAGGAGTTCCGGGGGCGGACCATGAGCGTTCTGCGCTACGCCTTTATCTCTGGGCTCGCCCTGGAGTTCATCGCCACGGTATCCATAGCCCTGGTGGCCGTTCTGCTCGCCGTGAGGCTTTTGTATGGCGGGATGCCCTTCCAGACGGCGTTTCTGGTGCTGCTGCTCGCGCCGGAGTTCTACAAGCCCCTGAGAGACCTCGGCACGAGCCGCCACGCCGGGATGGAGGGCAAGACCGCGGCGGGCAGGATCATGGAGGTCCTGAACACCCCGGCGCGCGGCGGAGACGGAGAGCCCGGCGCGGCGCTGTCCAGAGGCGCGCCGGAGATCACGCTCCAGGGCCTCGGCTATACATATCCCGGAAGCGGGCGTCCCGCCGTGTCCGGCATAGACCTCACCCTCCCCGCCGGGGGCACCACGGCGCTCGTGGGGCCGAGCGGCTCGGGCAAGAGCACGCTGGCCGGATTGCTGCTGCGCTTTCTGGAGCCAGACGAGGGTAGTATCCGGGCCGGCGGCACGCCCATCGCGGCGCTCTCGCCGGAGCGGTGGCGCGAGAACGTGGCCTACGTCCCCCAGAGCCCTTACCTCTTCTACGGCACCGTCGCCGAGAACATCCGGCTCGCCCGCCCGGAGGCCGAACAGGGGGAGGTGGAGCGGGCCGCCGGTCTGGCCGGGGCGGCTGAGTTCATAGAGAGCCTGCCGCAGGGCTATGACACCCCGCTCGGCGAGCGCGGGGCCCGGCTGAGCGCCGGTCAGGCCCAGAGGATAGCCATCGCCCGGGCATTCCTCAAAGACGCGCCGCTGCTAATCCTGGACGAGCCCGCCTCCAGCCTCGATCCGGAGAGCGAGCGGCGCATAGAGGAGGCCGTCGGGTACCTGGCCCGGGAGAGGACCGTGCTGGTCGTGGCCCACCGCCTGAACACCGCCCGGGCCGCCGACCGCGTGGTGGTGCTGGAGGATGGCCGCGTCGCGGAGACCGGCACCCACGAGGAGCTGCTCGGCCACGGCGGGGCGTACGCGAGGCTGGTCGGGGCCCCGGGGGAGGTGAGAGCGTGA
- the cydC gene encoding thiol reductant ABC exporter subunit CydC: MNGRGPGASVQTLRRLLAALFSRRRAVALAAALATWTTAANVGLLAIAAYLISLSALKPPLSALIPAAVVVQILGGSRGFARYADRIVSHDLTFGLLKDMRVWLYGRLEPLAPGFLSRARSGDLLSRMVGDVEELQNLYLRAVSPVVVATAVCGMTLAVLYAFYPPAALVVLGFFALAGLGAPVLVGALERGAARRRAELRAELDARLVDGLWGVADLLASGREGRAQREVADVGDGLRRQQNRESLAGGLREALHDLLAGLATLSVLVLAIPQVAEAAEATGGGAISGVYLALLALLTLGSFEAVLPLGEAFQSLGGSVAAGERLFEVADEEPEISDPPLPLPAPEGREVGLQRLSFRYAPEEPPVLSDISFRLAAGQKVAVVGPSGSGKSTLASLLMRFHDPSGGRILLDGEDLRGYTAEEARAAFAVAEQEGHLFSGSVRENLLLAGPEAADAELAAALRRAQLSLPDGLEAQVGEGGSRLSGGERRRLVVARALLREAPLMVLDEPTAGLDTATERRLIDAVHEAAQDRSLLLITHRLVGLERMDEILVLDGGRVAERGTHHELLAAGGMYRRMVEVQNRMIAA, from the coding sequence GTGAACGGGCGGGGGCCGGGAGCCTCTGTCCAGACCCTGCGCAGGCTGCTCGCGGCGCTCTTCTCCCGCCGCCGGGCGGTGGCGCTCGCGGCGGCGCTGGCGACGTGGACCACGGCGGCGAACGTCGGGCTGCTGGCCATCGCGGCGTACCTGATCTCGCTCTCCGCCCTGAAGCCGCCCCTGAGCGCCCTGATCCCGGCCGCCGTCGTCGTCCAGATCCTCGGCGGCTCCCGGGGCTTCGCGCGCTACGCGGACCGCATAGTCTCCCACGACCTGACGTTCGGGCTGCTAAAAGACATGCGGGTCTGGCTCTACGGGCGTCTGGAACCCCTGGCTCCGGGCTTCCTCTCCCGCGCCCGCAGCGGCGACCTCCTCTCCCGGATGGTCGGCGACGTCGAGGAGCTCCAGAACCTGTACCTGCGGGCCGTCTCGCCCGTGGTCGTGGCAACGGCGGTCTGCGGCATGACCCTGGCCGTGCTCTACGCCTTCTACCCGCCAGCCGCCCTCGTGGTGTTGGGCTTTTTCGCTCTGGCCGGGCTGGGCGCGCCGGTCTTGGTAGGAGCCCTGGAACGCGGCGCGGCGCGGCGGCGGGCGGAGCTGCGGGCCGAGCTGGACGCCCGGCTCGTGGATGGGCTGTGGGGCGTGGCCGACCTCCTGGCCTCGGGCCGGGAAGGGCGGGCCCAGAGAGAGGTCGCCGACGTCGGAGACGGCCTCAGACGCCAGCAGAACCGCGAGTCCCTGGCGGGCGGGCTGCGCGAGGCGCTGCACGATCTGCTCGCCGGGCTCGCCACACTCTCCGTACTCGTGCTGGCGATACCGCAGGTTGCTGAAGCGGCGGAGGCCACCGGCGGCGGAGCCATAAGCGGGGTGTACCTGGCGCTGCTCGCCCTGCTCACCCTGGGCAGCTTCGAGGCGGTGCTGCCGCTCGGGGAGGCCTTCCAGTCGCTCGGGGGATCTGTGGCGGCCGGGGAGCGGCTGTTCGAGGTCGCCGACGAGGAGCCGGAGATCTCCGACCCACCGCTTCCGCTGCCCGCCCCAGAGGGCCGGGAGGTCGGCCTGCAACGTCTCTCCTTCCGCTACGCCCCGGAGGAGCCGCCGGTGCTCTCGGATATATCCTTCAGGCTCGCTGCAGGGCAGAAGGTGGCGGTGGTCGGTCCCTCGGGCTCCGGCAAGAGCACGCTGGCGAGCCTCCTGATGAGGTTCCACGACCCCTCCGGGGGGCGCATCCTCCTCGACGGTGAGGATCTCCGGGGCTACACCGCGGAAGAGGCGCGCGCAGCGTTCGCGGTGGCCGAGCAGGAGGGCCACCTGTTCAGCGGCTCGGTGCGGGAGAACCTGCTCTTGGCAGGACCCGAGGCGGCGGACGCGGAGCTGGCGGCGGCTCTGCGGCGGGCGCAGCTCTCGTTGCCAGACGGTCTGGAGGCCCAGGTCGGCGAGGGGGGCTCCCGGCTCTCGGGCGGCGAGAGGCGGCGGCTCGTGGTCGCACGGGCCCTCCTGAGAGAGGCCCCCCTGATGGTGCTCGACGAGCCGACGGCCGGTCTAGACACCGCCACGGAGCGGCGGCTGATAGACGCCGTCCACGAGGCCGCACAGGACCGGAGCCTGCTGCTTATCACGCACCGGCTCGTAGGTCTGGAGAGGATGGACGAGATACTGGTGCTCGATGGGGGCCGGGTGGCGGAGCGCGGCACCCACCACGAGCTGCTGGCGGCCGGCGGGATGTACCGGCGCATGGTCGAGGTACAGAACCGGATGATCGCGGCTTAA